Proteins encoded in a region of the Benincasa hispida cultivar B227 chromosome 2, ASM972705v1, whole genome shotgun sequence genome:
- the LOC120071944 gene encoding protein RKD1-like produces MDANWMQKCEVMSFEDSFPLSCHLSPIPFRSTSYSNYSGLDWNCNFGLQDNIFEVVPLLESFPNDDSFLEPKDVLPVNTYISENGVGINWSEMESGIFGIVEEEPVLLLEGGDGRGNEENRETMKKGKRKYLKSENSNNKGSYSTSSSSKMLSREAISEYFYMPITQAAKELNVGLTLLKKRCRELGIRRWPHRKLMSLQTLIKNVKEIQKGEEDGNGENKLKNVLEILETEKKLMEERPDLQLEDNTKRLRQACFKANYKKKKLSGIMINNNEHDSQYFSSSTTTTIHDHEEEYDDEEMKYLLSDCSFSSSNTLFM; encoded by the exons ATGGACGCCAATTGGATGCAAAAGTGTGAAGTAATgtcctttgaagactcatttcCTTTATCATGCCATCTTTCTCCAATCCCTTTTAG ATCAACAAGCTACAGTAATTAttctggattggattggaattGCAATTTTGGGTTGCAAGACAACATTTTTGAGGTTGTTCCTTTGTTAGAAAGTTTCCCAAATGATGACTCCTTTTTGGAACCCAAGGATGTACTGCCAGTTAACACCTATATATCAG AAAATGGGGTTGGGATCAATTGGAGTGAAATGGAAAGTGGGATTTTTGGGATTGTTGAGGAAGAGCCTGTTTTATTGCTAGAAGGAGGGGATGGTAGAGGAAATGAAGAAAACAGAGAAACGATGAAGAAGGGGAAAAGAAAGTATTTGAAGTCAGAAAATAGCAACAACAAAGGGAGTTATTCAACATCATCGTCATCAAAAATGTTGTCTAGAGAagcaatatctgaatatttcTACATGCCCATAACTCAAGCTGCTAAAGAGCTTAATGTGGGACTCACTCTTTTGAAGAAGAGATGTAGAGAATTGGGTATAAGAAGATGGCCACATAGGAAGTTGATGAGCCTACAAACCCTAATCAAGAATGTCAAG GAGATTCAAAAGGGAGAGGAAGATGGAAATGGAGAAAATAAGTTGAAGAATGTATTGGAAATATTAGAGACTGAGAAGAAGTTGATGGAGGAGAGACCAGATTTGCAATTAGAGGACAACACAAAGAGGCTTAGACAAGCTTGTTTCAAAGCCAACTACAAGAAGAAAAAGCTCTCTGGAATAATGATCAATAATAATGAACATGATTCTCAATATTTCTCTTcctccaccaccaccaccattCACGATCATGAGGAAGAAtatgatgatgaagaaatgaAATATCTCTTGTCAGATTGCTCCTTTTCCTCAAGTAACACCCTCTTCatgtaa
- the LOC120072254 gene encoding protein EMBRYO DEFECTIVE 514 → MAEETIPQLVENDPAVTNSGTEDMELETTEPETGAKVSTETSEATEAVPVTNGDSTSKREREEESADDGVGDGKKQKIEKSVEEERFEKVGGDGKGEEEEPVSVSLGPKSFQSSMELFDYFYKILHHWPVNLNVNQYEQMALVDLLKKGHVEPEKKIGCGIHAFQIRYHPVWKSKCFFLIREDESADDFSFRKCVDHILPLPENFKGKSDANRALGGGKHRGGGRGGGGGRGRGGGRWRK, encoded by the exons ATGGCAGAAGAGACAATCCCTCAACTCGTCGAAAACGATCCGGCGGTAACCAACTCAGGCACCGAAGATATGGAATTGGAAACTACAGAGCCCGAGACAGGGGCCAAAGTTTCAACTGAAACTTCTGAGGCAACAGAGGCCGTTCCAGTAACCAATGGCGATTCAACTTCGAAACGAGAGAGGGAGGAAGAAAGCGCCGATGACGGTGTCGGAGACGGGAAAAAACAGAAGATCGAGAAGTCAGTTGAGGAGGAAAGGTTTGAGAAGGTGGGGGGAGACGGGAAGGGAGAGGAGGAGGAGCCTGTTTCTGTGAGTTTAGGCCCCAAGAGCTTTCAATCTTCCATGGAATTGTTCGATTACTTCTACAAGATCCTCCACCACTGGCCTGTCAACTTGAACGTGAATCAG TACGAGCAGATGGCGCTGGTAGATTTGCTTAAGAAGGGACATGTAGAACCCGAGAAAAAGATTGGCTGTGGTATTCATGCATTCCAAATTCGGTACCATCCTGTATGGAAAAGCAAGTGTTTCTTCCTCATCCGGGAGGACGAGTCTGCTGATGACTTCAGTTTCAGGAAGTGTGTGGATCATATCCTTCCCCTGCCTGAAAACTTCAAAGGAAAATCTGATGCAAACAGAGCACTAGGCGGTGGTAAGCACCGCGGTGGAGGACGAGGCGGAGGTGGTGGACGTGGAAGAGGAGGTGGTAGGTGGAGAAAGTAA